The following nucleotide sequence is from Fusarium graminearum PH-1 chromosome 1, whole genome shotgun sequence.
CCTGTCTGTGTGTGCTTGGCttttgtcttggcttttctGTGTCTGCATACCCTGGATGCTCTACAgtcaatggcttcatgtAGCTGATCCGACCTGACATGACCTGACATGACCTTTCTGGCTTGGTCTGAACCCCAGGTGCCACCCCCGCTTCTTGAATCGAAATGGCCTGGCCGAGATGCATCTActgatccatccatcaatggGCATGGGGTAACCtagtggaggaggtggtgtTAGATCTGGATCCGAGGGATATGCGATTAACACGACGACCTGAGCCGATTCTCAATAGAtatcttgatggcatcatgTTTTAATTTGAAACTATATCTATATTCTAAAATTGCAGCAGAAATTAGTAACGAAATGGTTCCAAAAATCACTTGAGAGAATCGAGATGATAATAAATCTCTCGATTGATCAAAAAAACTAACCAACCAGAGTCTCTCCTCGGTTCTCCACGTCGCTCTTCCGATTTAGGTAGGTTAAAGTTTCTTGTAGTGTCTGCCCCACGCCAAAATCGTTGCGTTTCCACAGCCTAGAAACAAACAGACACAGGAGCATTGTATGCACAGCCCATCCTATACAACACTAGAGACTCTCTACTAACAAGAAACAGCACAAATCTAATACCTCAAAAATGCCTCCTACAAAACTTCCCGAGTCCGGAAATCCCCTGTGAGTTGAACCCCTCTTCCAACCCCTCACAGCAAAGTGGCGGTGCTTCGACTCTGCTCTACTTCTACTTTACCCCAGCACTTTCGAGGTGGAGTGAGGAGAGACAACTACTCAGTTTCGAGTCAGCTCCCCCAatgagagacagagagagtGTGTGCTAATAGGTATCTGGTTGTCTACAGTGTGTTTTTCGACATCACCATTGGAGGTTAGTGACTATGTTCCCCCCCCGAGTACGGAGCATATCATCACGCCAGAAGTGAAGCTATTCCCAGCTGCGCAGATTTATCTCATGATGAACACATCCATATCGTCTCTCATTACCACCATGAAACAAATTTTTGTATCCTTTCTTACTGACACGCTCAGGTGAGCCCCTCGGTCGCATCACCTTTGAACTCTTCAAAGATGTCGTCCCCAAAACAGCAGAGAACTTTCGCCAGTTCTGCACCGGCGAGAGCAAGACCCCCGTAGGTCGTCCTCAGGGCTACAAGGGCTCCAAGTTCCACCGCATAGTACGTTCTATCCCTCTCATCTCCGACTTGTGAAACACAAGAAGCTTATCGCCTACAGATTCCCAACTTTATGTGTCAAGGAGGTGACTTTCTCAACGGCGACGGCACTGGATCAACATGTATCTGGGGCTTCAAGTCtttcgaggatgagaactTTACGCTAAAGCATGACCAGCCTGGTCTTCTCTCCATGGCTGTACGTCTCTATTCCCTGCTGTTGTTCATGCTAACAGGTTTTAGAATGCTGGACCCAACACCAACGGATCTcagttcttcatcaccaccgTTCCCACACccttcctcgacaacaagcaCGTTGTCTTTGGCAAGGTCTTTGAAGGTATGGATgtggtcaagaagatggaggctACTAAGACCGGCTACCGCGGCAAGGATATGCCGAACCTTGACGTGGTCATCTCTCAGTGCGGTGAGATGTAGGCGAACCGTACATGGTGTGACCCTTATCTACTACAAAATGTCTCTGGGGAGGGAGATACGAGACCAAAGGAGCGCAATCGAGTGAATGGAGAGACCGAGATCTGGGACAGTTTAGATACCCGTCGCGAATACAAACCTCCATGTGCCCCTTACTCAGTCGGTGTTTTTCACCTTTTGCGTCATGTTACACCGGCAACTTGCGAGTTATATATTACGTGCAGCTTGAGCCATGGCAATGAAACAAGAGCACAATGTTTCAGAGTTGTGTTCGTTCCTTCTCTTGTTGTACGTGTACGTACGTACCAACCGACTGTTGAGATGGGTACATCCTATGTGTCAAACACAATCACAAGAGTACATCAAATGTTTCACTTCACGAAAGGCACATACAAGTCGCGACGAACTATTTTGGAATTTTATCTGAATTGAACTTTGTCGTTCCGTAGATCCCATTCCTCCCCCCGAAATGCACCGAacccaaaaaaaaagacaaaagcaaATGCTCCGTGCTATGTAAATCATGTACGCATATCCGTGCCGTAACGAAAGACTGCGCCGCCACTTCTCACTCCCCCTTTCCATCCCCCAACGCCTATAGACGtgggaaagaaggaaagggtGGAGGAGTGAGTAGCGCGCGCATAAATTCAAATGGTATCATGTCCTGTGTATCCAACGCCGTTAAATGCGACCGGCGCCCCTTTTTGTGTGTTGATCCTTTGCCTGCATcttttggagatgaggaaacACATACCGTCTATATATACTGTGAAGAAAAGACGAAGGAAACGACGCCCCTTGATGGGATATAGGAGTCAAGGGGTTGCAAGGTTGGGCAACCTAGTAGTTGCCAAAGACCCAGTTCTGACGGCGGCGGAGGAATGGCGTGGGGATGGGAGGGCCATCACTCTGGGTCTGAGCCGGAGCTCCTCCATTGGCAGGGGGGGCCTCGCGGAACTCGCCGCCGGGAACCGTGGTTTGAGCGGGAGGAGTGTTGGCCTCTCCGCTTGATGAGGGTGTATTTATATGCGTGACAATAGTCTTGATGACCGTGGAGGGCTGCGGCTGTTGCGGCTGATCACCTCCAGTGGGCTGTTCCTTGGGCCGCGTAGTATAGAGAGTCTCATAAACAGTCGAAGCTGTAGGTGGGGTAGGCTCAGCATCAGATGggttcttgctcttggtgacAAGAGCTGTAGTCGTGATagtcttggtgctggtgtcgCCATCAACGGGCTCAGGGACAACTGCAGTAAGAGACTCGGAAGGGACAGTGACATATACAGTGCTGATGATAGGAGAAGGCTTGACTGTCGCTGTGACGGTCACGGTAGCGACATCGCCGCCATTGCCAGCTCCTCCGTCGACTGGTGCGGTAGCAGTCGGGAGAGCAGGGGACGAAGGGGACAAAGGGGTTGAAGGGTCTGAAGGAGCTGAAGGAGCCGAGGGAACAGGCATATCGTCACCCTTGCCGCCATCAACGTCGACTTGAAAGTTGGACTTCATCTGCTCCTCGATACCGGCAGAGTAAACGTTCTGGTTGTCGACGTATTCCAGGATGTTTTGATCCTTAGCAGCGACACCCGCAGGGGCAGTGATCTTGATGTCAAGGACGCTCGAATAGCTCTCGTTGCGCGCGATGGCGTTCATGGTGAAGCCATTGGGGTCTTTCTCGCCACGCATGAAAGTGCCGGCCCAGGGGAACTTGCCATTCTTGGTAGCTTCCATGTCAATGTTGTCCTTGTTCAGGTCGGGCCAGTCCCAATACCAATAGACGGTGTAGATGTCGCCGACCTTGAGATCGGTGGGTAGCCTCAGGTCAGACTGGCAGGCAAGTTCCTTCTCATGCACGGCGCCCTTGGGCTTGAGTTCGGCGGAGCGTCCAGTGCTGAGTTGACCATTGTTGGGTTGGTAGCACTGGCCATCGTCGTAGTTGCGAGTGGAGATGAGCTTGCCACGCTTGTCACCACCAGTGCCCTCTTTGTTCCAGCGGAGGTGAACATCAaagagcttctcctcat
It contains:
- a CDS encoding peptidyl-prolyl cis-trans isomerase H yields the protein MPPTKLPESGNPLVFFDITIGGEPLGRITFELFKDVVPKTAENFRQFCTGESKTPVGRPQGYKGSKFHRIIPNFMCQGGDFLNGDGTGSTCIWGFKSFEDENFTLKHDQPGLLSMANAGPNTNGSQFFITTVPTPFLDNKHVVFGKVFEGMDVVKKMEATKTGYRGKDMPNLDVVISQCGEM